Below is a genomic region from Pyrococcus kukulkanii.
CATTTTATAGATTCTTTAGTTTTTATAATTTTTCCACATATGGAACCTCATTAATGGTCTCTGTCTTTTAATAATAAGGAGCGATTATATCAGAGCAAATGTAAAAATGAGTTCATTACTGCTTTAAATTTTTCACCAAAAACCTTATATATATCGGCCATATTTTACAAATTTGAAACGAATTATAATGAGGTGGTCTGCTATGAAAAAGTACATAGCCACAATATTGATTGCCCTGTTCTTCTTCAGTACCATTGGAGTAGTTGCTGCCCAGGAGGAGCTTCCAAGGGAACAAACCCTATACACTGCCAATTCCGCTCCACCAACAAATGCAAATCCAATTCAGGGAAGCAACATAATTCCAATAGCTGGTTTGGTCTTTGAGCCATTATTCATGCTTAACTTCATGAAGACCGAACTCGTTCCATGGCTCGCTGAATACGGAAAGTGGGTCAAGCCAAACGTCTTTGAGGTCAAACTTAGGGAGGGCACTAAGTGGCAGGACGGAAAGCCACTTACAGCTGAAGACGTCAAGTTCTCATTTGAGTACTACCAAAAGGTAGGTCTTAAAGACTGGTCAAAATATGGTCTCCAGGAAATAAAGGTTCTTGACATGAGAACCGTTCAGTTCATATTTAAGAGCACTCCAAACGTCTGGGCTTGGAGAAACGAACTCTACAGCGTCCTAATTCTCCCAGAACACATCTTCAAGAATATCGACCCACAGAAGGTTAAGACGATGACATTCCTTGGTAATGAGCAGGAGTACCTCGTCGGTTCAGGTGCCTACAAGCTCTATAAGGTTGTACAGCAACAGAAAGCAATTTTCGTTAGGAACGATGACTGGTGGGGTGCAAAGTACTTTGGCCTTCCAGCTCCAAAGTACATCGTCCAGCTCTACGTTGGTTCAAACGACCAGGCTGCAAACATGTTCCTCAAGGGTGACCTTGACGTAGGTACTTATTACGTCGACATAGTCGAGCTCAAGAAGAAGAACCCGAACATAGTTAGTTGGCTCGATAGGCCCCCGTACTTCCCACCTGTCGTTCCCGTTATAATGTACTTCAACACCAAGCACAAACCCCTTGACAACCCACTCATCAGGAAGGCCATAGCTGAGGCTATCTGTCCAGCACAGATCGTCAAGCAGGGACCAATAAGCGACCTTCCAGACCAGACCCCACTCGGTAAGGTCATGCAACCCTGGAAGGAGAAGATCGGCGTTGACCAGCTAATCAAGGAGTACGGATGGAAGTACTGTGACCCAGTTGATGCAGCAAAGCTCCTCGATGAGGCTGGAATCAAGGACACAGACGGAGATGGCTGGAGGGAGTACAATGGTAAGGATCTCATTCTAACGTTCGCTGCATGTGGTCCATGTAGCGACTGGATGCAGGCAGTTGAGATCGTTGTCAACCAGCTCAAGGCCATTGGAATTAAGGTTGACGTTAAGAAGTATGACTGGGGTACGATGGTCAGCAAGCAGCAGGCTGGAGAGTTCGACTTAACAATGCACTGGGCTGGAACATTCAAACCAGATCCATACAGCGTCTACTACGACCTGATGTACTATAAGGATGAGAATAACAAGGGTGGGGCAAACTTCGGTAACTATTACAACCCAGAGGCTAATAAGCTACTGGACGAACTTGCAAAGACATCTGATGAGGCCAAGCAGGTCGAGCTACTTAGAGAGCTAACTAAGATCTGGCTCAAGGACGTTCCGGCAGTTCCACTATACATGGGTACCTTATTCTATGAGGCAAACACCCAGTACTGGGCCAACTGGCCAAACGAGAAGAATCCATACGGTGTCCCAATATTCTGGCCAGGCTTTGGTACCTGGGGTACGGCATTGGCGTTCCTTGGTGTCAGACCAGCTAAGGCAGTTGGCCCAGAGACAACCACTGTAGTTCAGACTCAGACCGTTGAGAAGACTCAGACAGTAGAAAAGACCCAGACCGTTGAGAAGACCGTTACAGTTACAGCATCACCAACTGAGACCAAGGGCAGCATCTGTGGTCCAGCGGCTATCCTTGCCTTAGTGGCAGTTCCACTAATCTTGAGAAGGAGGAGACTCTGAGCTTTCTCCTTATTTTTATTGATAAAATCGAGGAGGGGGAGAAATGGGATTTAAGCAGTACCTAAAGAGGAAAATTGTTGTTTATTTTTTAACGTTCATATTTGCCGTAACCCTGAACTGGTTGTTGCCTAGGTTAATGCCCGGTAACCCTATAGAGATCATGATAAACTCCGCTTTGGGTTTATCTCCCCAGGAGAGAGAAACCCTGTTACAATTCTATGAAGAGCTGTACGGATTAAATAAGCCACTTTACGTTCAGTTCATAAGCTTTTGGAAATCCCTGCTAACTGGTAATCTTGGGTATAGCATACTTTACAGAGCCCCGGTTTCGGATTTAATCAAGCATGCACTTCCATATGACATAGCGATCCTATTCCCCGCCATAGTTCTGAGCTGGATCATAGGCAATTGGCTCGGTGCATTGGCAGGGAAGAACAAGAAGTACGACAGGTACGTGATGCCCCTCTTTTATTTCCTGGCGAGCATACCGTACTTTTGGTTTGCAATGCTTCTCGTGTACGTAATCGGAGTTAAGCTAGGCTGGTTGCCATATCAAGGTGCCTACAGTCCAGACTTAGTTCCGAGCTTTTCTTTAATGTTCGTTGTTGATTTCTTGAAGCACTGGATACTTCCGTTCCTAAGCTTGTTCATAGTTATGATCGGTAGCTGGGCCATAGGAATGAGGAACATGATAATCTACGAGCTTGAGGCTGACTACGTCAGGTACCTTGAGGCCCTAGGTGCAAGTGAAAAACTGATGACTAAGCACGCCTACAGGAACGCAATCCTCCCCCAGATAACTGGGCTCGCCTTGCAGTTGGGTCTAATGGTTGCAGGGGCAATTGCAACTGAAATAGTCTTCAACTATCCTGGAGTTGGAGTTCTGCTGATGCGTGCGGCCTTAAGTCAGGACTACTTCCTCTTGCAGGGCGGATTTCTGATGATCGTCATTGCCGTCCTAGTGGCTAACTTCGTGATAGATATAGTCTACGCCCTCATCGATCCGCGTGTTAGGGTTAGCTACACGGAGGGATGAAGATGGAACTCATAAAGCTCGCATTCAAGAACAACAAGTTCAAATTTGGAGTCGGCCTTATCGTGTTTTTCATACTCTTCGGCTTAATTGGGCCTCTGTTCACGCCTTTTGCTAGCGATGGCCTGTACTATGAGCAGGTGGGTAAAATCAAGCTTGCATCGTACTCGACAAAGACCCTCCCTCCCATGACCAGGGAGAACATAACAACGTACACTGGGAAGACCGTTGAAGTCCTCCACATCCTGGGAACGGATAAGGAAGGGAGGGACGTCTATACGGAGCTCGTTTATGGCTTAAGGACTTCACTGTGGATAGCATTCCTTGCGGCAATAATAGGGACGACACTGGGAATAACGATAGGTTTCGTTTCCGGTTACAAGGGTGGACTCGTAGATGAGCTATTGATGATGTTCGTCAACATAATGCTAGTCATTCCTTCAATCGTTCTGCTGATCTTGGTTGCAGCGTACCTTGAGGCGAGAAGCCCAGCGGTTCAGGCCCTGATTATAGGTCTAACGAACTGGCCCTGGGTAGCGAGGTCAGTAAGAGCTCAAACCCTCTCCCTGAAAAACAGGGAATTCGTGAATCTCTCAAAGCTTGCAGGTCTCTCAGATCTCAGGATAATCTTTGAAGAGATAATGCCCAACATGATATCGTACATAGTCATGGTTGGTATCCTCCAGATCAGTGGAGCTATCCTAGCCTCTGCAACTCTTGACTTCATAGGCCTGGGCCCAACGACAATGATATCCCTGGGAACAATTCTGCAGAAGGCAATAATGCACAACGCCCTCCAGTTCGGCTGGTGGTGGTGGTTCATTCCACCAGGGCTCATAATAACCCTGATAATCACGGCATTGTTCTTCATCAACCTCGGAATGGAAGAAGTGTTTAATCCTCGTTTGAGGGGTGGGTGAGATGGTTTTGCTTAAGGTGGATGATCTCAGGGTTTATTATTCTACTCCTGTGGGGTTTGTTAAGGCTGTTGATGGTGTTTCGTTTGAGGTTAAAGAGGGTGAAGTCTTTGGAATTGCTGGTGAAAGTGGTTGTGGTAAATCCACTTTAGTCCACTCCCTAATCCTGAGAAAACCACCAATGAGGCACATTTCAGGGGAGGCAATATTCAAGGGTAGGGATTTAATGAAACTTTCTAGAGAGGAAGCAAGAAAAATCCAGTATACCGAACTCTCCATCATCCCACAGTATGCTATGAACGCGTTAAACCCCACGAAGAAGATCAAGGATATTGTCTGGGATCTTGCTAGGGAGCATGGGTATACTGACAGGGGGGAGGTTGAGAAACTCTTGAGGGAGAGGCTTGCCATGGTTAAACTCTCGCCTAGGGTTGCTGACATGTATCCTGTCGAACTCTCGGGTGGGATGAGGCAGAGGGCGACAATGGTGGTTTCAACACTATTAAACCCGGACTTACTAATTGCCGATGAAATAACCTCAGCCTTGGACGTTACAACACAAAGAGTAGTAATCGAACTCTTGCATTACTTCATGCAAGAAGGCATTGTGAAGTCGATAATTTTTGTCACTCACGATCTTGCATTGTTAAAGCAGATTGCTGATACTGTGATGATAATGTACGCTGGGAAGGTCGTGGAGATTGGGCCGATGGAGGAGGTGATTAATGACCCAGCCCATCCATACACGCAAATGCTGCTAAACTCTCTGCCAAGGATGGGTGTTCACTACAAGAGGCAAAAACTCTATGGAATTAGTGGTTATCCAATAAGTCTACTCAACCCACCAAAAGGGTGTAGGTTCTATACAAGGTGCCCTTATGCTATGGATATCTGTCCAGAGAGGGAGCCTGAGTTAGTGAGGGTTGGTGAGGATCATTATGCTGCTTGTCACATGCTTGGGGGTGAGTGATTATGAGTAATGAAGAACTTGTCAAAGTAGAACACTTGACTAAAATCTTCACGTCAGGCTTTATAGGGGGGTTTGAAATTAGAGCAGTGGATGACGTCTCGTTTACCATTAATGAGGGTGAAATTGTCGCATTAGTGGGGGAGAGTGGTAGTGGTAAGACTACTATAGGAAAACTTATCTTGAGGTTGATACAGCCAACCTCTGGCAGGATTTACTTTAAGGGTGAAGACATCCTAGAGTTCGACAAGCATAAACTCAAGACTTACTACTACAAGCAGGTACAAGCAGTCTTCCAGGACCCCTTTGCCTCGTTTAATCCATTGCATAAGGTTGATCGTGCCTTCGACCTAGTCTTTAGAACTTTTTTGAGGGATGTTTCGGGGGATGAGCGGAAAGAACTGGTAGAGAAGGCTTTGGAGGGTGTTGGTCTTAATCCTGGGGAGGTTTTGGGTAAGTATCCTCATCAGTTGAGTGGGGGTCAATTGCAGAGGATCTTAATTGCTAGAGCGCTTTTGGTTAGGCCTTCCCTGTTGATTGCTGATGAGGCTGTGTCAATGCTTGATGCCTCAACTAGGATTGATATTCTGAACCTCTTAGGGGAATTTAGGGATAAGTATGGGACTTCAGTCTTGTTTGTCACGCACGACCTTGCTTTGGGTTATTACATTAGTGATAAGACTATCATCATGTATAGGGGTACGGTTGTGGAGTGGGGGGATACTGAGAGGGTGTTTCACAATCCACTCCACCCGTACACGCAAATGCTTTTGGAGAGTGTTCCTGATTTGAGTGTGAAGTGGGAGTTCAAGGGGATTGAGCCTGAAAGAGAAGAGGGAAAAGTGTATGAGATCAAGGGTTGTAGGTATGCGCCAAGGTGTTCTAAGGTTATGGATAAGTGCTTCAAGCTAAGACCCCCAATGGTTGAAGTTGAAAAGAATCACTGGGTAGCATGCTGGCTCTATGCAAAGGCTTGAATCAGGAGGTGGTTAAAATGCATGCCACGTTAAAGGAAATTAGAAAGACTCCTGAAGGAATACTCAAGGCCCAGGAAGCATTTGAAAGAATAAAAGAGGAAGTAACACTGCCTAGAAACATCCTCTACACTGGCTGTGGCTCCTCTCACTTCCTCTCTCAATTGCTGGCAATGGCAACGAACGCCTTGGGGGGCAAGGGGATAGCCCTTCCGTGCTCTGAGTTGGTGTACTCAAGGAATTACTATGCAATAAACTCCCCAGAGCTGATCGTCGCGATATCAAGGTCTGGGGAAACAACGGAAGTGCTAAAGGCTATGGATGTCCTCAACGTTAAAAAACTGGGTCTAACGGCCTACGAGAGCGCTCTCTCCAAGAAAGCTGACTATGCTTTGATCGTGGACACGCCTGAAGACAGCGTTGTCATGACTCACTCATTCACCGCTTTTTACTTTTCGTACCTCCAGCTGTTAAGGGAATCTTACGGCCTTCAGGCGTTCAATGCTGAGGAAGTCTCGAGGTTAACTAGAGATGTCTTGAAGAATGAGGGGTACATTAGGGAGCTCGTTGATGAATTTGAATTCTCCAATGTTATATTCCTGGGTTCGGGAATTCTTTACCCCGTGGCCCTTGAGGCAATGCTGAAGATGAAGGAGATGGCAATATTCTGGAGTGAAGCCTACCCAATGTTCGAGGTTCGGCATGGATTCAAGTCCATAGCCGATGACAACTCCCTTGTCGTCATGCTCGTTAGCGATCCATTTGAGTGGCACGAAAAACTCGTGCGGGAATTCCAGGGTCAAGGAGCCAAGGTCATGGTGGTAGGCGAGAAAGAGCTGGGCTCGGAATACTATCTCCAAGTGGCTAAGGTGGATGAACTCTTAATGCCTGTGGTTACCCTGCCGATAATTCAGCTTTTGGCCTATTATAAGGCCGTTAAGAGGGGGATGAACCCCGATAATCCAAGGTTTTTGGAGAAAGTTGTTAGGTGGTGATTCGTATGCAGGTTACCCATAACGGTAAGCTATACCTCTTAGATGGGGAGGAAATAGTGATTTATGGTGGAACGCTCCAGTTCTTTAGGGTCCCCAGGGACGCCTGGCGAGACAGGCTTGAGAAGATGAAGAGGCATGGCCTTAATACCGTCGACACGTATGTTGCTTGGAACTGGCACGAGCCGGAAGAGGGCAAATTTGACTTCACTGGGGAGACGCATCCCCAGAGAGATCTGGTTGGCTTCCTCGAGCTTGCCCAAGATCTTGGTTTTTATGTCATTATAAGGCCTGGCCCCTATATCTGCGCTGAATGGAAGAACGGTGGTATTCCACAGTGGCTCATTAACAAACATCCTGAAATACTTGCTAGAAGCCCGAACGGTCCCTTACCCAGGGACATTTACTATCCGCCGATCACCTACCTTCATCCAACGTACCTGGAGTATGTGATGAAGTGGTACGAGCATGTGTTTCCAATAATAAGGGATTATTTATACACGAGAGGAGGGCCAATAATTAACGTCACGATAGATGATGAGCCCTCGTACTGGGAGACGATATTCCAGGCGTTCCTCACGGATTACAACGATATAGTAGTTAAGGAAAACGGTCTCTGGCATAGGTGGCTTAAGGAGAATTTCACCCTGGATCAGCTTGAGGAGAGGTACAAGGTTAAGCTTTCGGACTATGTAGAGATAGCTCCACCTAAGGCCTTCTCTGAGCCCCTGCCGAAGGTACTGGACTGGCACCACTTCAAGATATGGATGGTCAACGAGTACGTAAAAACACTGTATCATAAGATTAAGGGGTATGTCGACGTTCCGATTAGCATACTTGATCCCTACCTTCTTTTAGCCGCTTGGAGGCACTTCTACAACTACGTAAAGAAGAATAAGCTTGATATCCACCTCTGGACAGAGTTCTGGTATTCATTCTACAGGAGTTTCGACTTCAAGGAAGACAAGCTTGGGCACCTCTACTACAAGGTTGGAATCTACAGGTACTACGTTGACAAGCTAGGTACCCCCCCATTGAGCATAGAGACCCAATCTTCATTGGCAAACGTTATAGAGAGGGACGAGGCCGAGCTCCTCTACGGCCTGTTGCCTTCCCTGGGGATCCACAACATAAACTACTACCTCTACGTTGGCGGTGAGAATCCAAGGGGTTATGAATCTCACAACGGAGTTACCTGGGACGTTTACTCTCCAATTAGCTTGGATGGAAGTGAGAGGCAGCACGTAGAGCCAATAAAGTGGATTGGAAAGTTTCTTAAGGCCAACAAGGACTTTGCATATTCACCATTCCATGCAAAGGTTGCCTTCGCAATGTACGAGCCTTATGAGGCCCTGAACCTCTGGGGCTATAGGCCTGAAAACTTTAAGGAGAGCGTTAACCTAAATGAGTATCTCTTTGGCGAGAGAGGCCTCCTCACGTTACTGGCAATGAGCAACGTCCCCTTTGACGTGATCGACTTGGAGAACACCACAGTTGAGGAGATGCTCAAGTACGAGCAGATCTGGGTTTACAGCCTCGACTTCATGGCCAGGGAAGCCCAGGACAAGCTTGCGGAGTACGTTGAGAAGGGCGGGAACTTGGTCATCTTACCAATGCTCCCGTACTTGGACGAGAACATGAACGAGTACAGGAAGCTTGAGGAGTTCCTGGGGGTTAAGGTTGGAGAGGAAATTGCAAGGGACAACTACAGATTGATTCCCTTCGTAAGCGTTGATGCTGAAGGGATAGACAGGATGATCACCAGGAACGTCGTTAGGGAGGTCAAGGGAGGAGAGCCAATAGCCTGGGTTGGAGAGAAGGTTGTTGGTGCCCTCGTCAAGAAGGGGAAAGGTTCTGCTGTGATCCTGGGTTTCAGGCTTCAGTACTACTCAAGCTATCATGACATGCACAGGAAGTTCGTTGACAAGATCCTAGAGTTGCAGGGAGTTGAGAGGGACTTTAAAGTTACGGATAGGGATATCATCGTTATACCAAGGGGTAACTACCTTGCGGTTATCAATCCGAGGGGCCACACCGTCAAGGGCAGGATAAGCTACAACGGCATCGAGTTTCCCAAGCTTGCGGAGCTTGAGATGAGGAATAGGGGCGTGCTCTTTCTGCCTGTGAACGTTAAGTACGGTAATTACGAGATCGTCTACTCAACCGCTACGGTCGTTGGTTACGAAGATGGCAAGATAACGTTCAGGAACCACCTAAGCGACACTTCCGAAGTTGCCATTAAGGGGGACGTTAGGGGTGTTGAGAACGGTGAAATTATAGAGGAGAAGCAGGAGGGCGAAGTTACAACGTTGATTGTCAGACACTCCAGCGAATTTACTCTTCTCCTTCGCTAACCTCTTTCCTTCCAACCAGCCATGCATCATAGAACCTTTTCCATTCTTCCTCAAAGTCCCTCTTTACTCCCCATCTTCTCCTGAAGGCATTTAGCAGGACGGTTATGTCCCTCTTCAGTAGGTTTAGGCTTTCGGGATTTGCGCAACTTGAGTATTGGGCCCAATCTATTATCAGAATATCATTATCGTCGGTTAGGACTATATTGAACTCGCTCATATCCCCGTGAACTATCCCGAACCTGACTATCTTTTCATACTCATCAAGAACTTTCCCCAGGATTTCACCTGCTTCCTCCCTCGTAAGATCGGTATCCCTTAGATCCGCAAGTTCAACTCCGCTGATGAACTCCATAACTATTGCATGTCTGTTCCAAGCTATCGGCTTTGGAACCTTTGCGAATGGGCTTAATAGAACGAGGGCCTCATGCTCCTTTTTCGCTATCAACCTTGAAACGTACAGCCAGCTCTTATGATGCTTATCCGCGAATACATCACTGTGGTAACCTGCCTTTCTCGCACTCGTCCTCTCCCCTATCCTATTGAACTTAACAGCAACCTTCTCTCCGGAGGGAGTTAGGGCAACGTATACGTCTGCATCCTTTCCAACCCCTATTTGAGTGGTCGATATCGCCTCGATGACACCCTTCTTTGCGAAGGCCCTAATGGCGAGTGCATCGTATCCATGTATCGTTAGTTGGTAACCTATGTATCCCATATCACTCCTCCTAATTACCAAGCCCCAGTTGTCTAATCTCCCAAGTCTGTGACTTGCGCTTTCTGCATCCATCCTGGCAAACTTGGCAATTTCCTCTAGGGGAACCCATTTATAATACCTCATCTTAAGCTCTACACCCCTGAGTAACCTGAAGTCTATGTCCTTAAGCTTGGGATAAGCTTCAAGGGCTAAGAGTTTGCTGACCATCGGTACTACCTCTGCTAAGTTTTTTTAAACCTCTCCCTTTGTCCAGAAATATTTATTAGTTTAAAATGTTACAGTTTCCCTTTGACTTGGGAGGAACACGTAAGGTGGGTAGATATGGACGTGTTAACCATTGTTAGAATAATAACGATATTGGTAAGGGTGGCCGGTGCATTTTGGTTGATACGCTTATACCACCAAGTTGGAAGGAAATCAGCTGTTGTTCTTGCTCTTGGGTTGCTTGCGTATTCTTTCCACACCCTAAGCGACATACTTGAGGCCACTTTAATGAATGAGATATCCATAGCCATGACATCTACCTTATTTATGCTGATGGCAAGCGTAATTACAATAGAGGAGGAGGGAGAGTTCCCATCATTCTTCACGTTTGCATTGTTCTCTCTAACTCCGCTTATATTGATTACCTATACAATAGTAGTTGGAGAGATCTTTGATTCAAAGATGCTCACGATCTTGGGTGTTGTTTATGGGATCTCAGGATTTTTCATCTTTTTCTCTGGTGTCATAATATGGAGGCTAAAGGAGATATTTGGAAGGAAGATGCTTGTACTTTCAGGATCCTTAGCTTTGATAGGACTTCACCAAATGGACTACCCATTCTTAAGGCCAATCCCCTGGTTCGCCCCGATAGGGTTTACTATAGCCACGGTACTAACTCTAACGCTCTTGTACGGTATATTTGTGGTGTTTAGAAGTGAGGTTTACTTTCGGCGTCATCCCCCTACAACGTCTGAGCTTAAGGAGGGGTCTTTTCTTGTTAGCTCCGATTACTTTAACAGGACAATGATGCCAAAGCTCAAAGAGTTCCCGGTGTTGGCATTTGTAAGGAATATCCAAGGTTCCGACGCTTGGTATAAGTACTTCGTAACTAGGGCTGTATCCAATTATGAAAAGGACATAAGCCCTACGGATCTTCCTAGAATGCTTGAACTTTCAAAGAGATATCTACAAGCGTCTAAAGGAGGTGTTATCGTTATTGACTGTCCCGAGTACCTTGCCTTATACAATGGCTT
It encodes:
- a CDS encoding ABC transporter substrate-binding protein, translating into MKKYIATILIALFFFSTIGVVAAQEELPREQTLYTANSAPPTNANPIQGSNIIPIAGLVFEPLFMLNFMKTELVPWLAEYGKWVKPNVFEVKLREGTKWQDGKPLTAEDVKFSFEYYQKVGLKDWSKYGLQEIKVLDMRTVQFIFKSTPNVWAWRNELYSVLILPEHIFKNIDPQKVKTMTFLGNEQEYLVGSGAYKLYKVVQQQKAIFVRNDDWWGAKYFGLPAPKYIVQLYVGSNDQAANMFLKGDLDVGTYYVDIVELKKKNPNIVSWLDRPPYFPPVVPVIMYFNTKHKPLDNPLIRKAIAEAICPAQIVKQGPISDLPDQTPLGKVMQPWKEKIGVDQLIKEYGWKYCDPVDAAKLLDEAGIKDTDGDGWREYNGKDLILTFAACGPCSDWMQAVEIVVNQLKAIGIKVDVKKYDWGTMVSKQQAGEFDLTMHWAGTFKPDPYSVYYDLMYYKDENNKGGANFGNYYNPEANKLLDELAKTSDEAKQVELLRELTKIWLKDVPAVPLYMGTLFYEANTQYWANWPNEKNPYGVPIFWPGFGTWGTALAFLGVRPAKAVGPETTTVVQTQTVEKTQTVEKTQTVEKTVTVTASPTETKGSICGPAAILALVAVPLILRRRRL
- a CDS encoding ABC transporter permease, producing the protein MGFKQYLKRKIVVYFLTFIFAVTLNWLLPRLMPGNPIEIMINSALGLSPQERETLLQFYEELYGLNKPLYVQFISFWKSLLTGNLGYSILYRAPVSDLIKHALPYDIAILFPAIVLSWIIGNWLGALAGKNKKYDRYVMPLFYFLASIPYFWFAMLLVYVIGVKLGWLPYQGAYSPDLVPSFSLMFVVDFLKHWILPFLSLFIVMIGSWAIGMRNMIIYELEADYVRYLEALGASEKLMTKHAYRNAILPQITGLALQLGLMVAGAIATEIVFNYPGVGVLLMRAALSQDYFLLQGGFLMIVIAVLVANFVIDIVYALIDPRVRVSYTEG
- a CDS encoding ABC transporter permease, which produces MELIKLAFKNNKFKFGVGLIVFFILFGLIGPLFTPFASDGLYYEQVGKIKLASYSTKTLPPMTRENITTYTGKTVEVLHILGTDKEGRDVYTELVYGLRTSLWIAFLAAIIGTTLGITIGFVSGYKGGLVDELLMMFVNIMLVIPSIVLLILVAAYLEARSPAVQALIIGLTNWPWVARSVRAQTLSLKNREFVNLSKLAGLSDLRIIFEEIMPNMISYIVMVGILQISGAILASATLDFIGLGPTTMISLGTILQKAIMHNALQFGWWWWFIPPGLIITLIITALFFINLGMEEVFNPRLRGG
- a CDS encoding ABC transporter ATP-binding protein; this translates as MVLLKVDDLRVYYSTPVGFVKAVDGVSFEVKEGEVFGIAGESGCGKSTLVHSLILRKPPMRHISGEAIFKGRDLMKLSREEARKIQYTELSIIPQYAMNALNPTKKIKDIVWDLAREHGYTDRGEVEKLLRERLAMVKLSPRVADMYPVELSGGMRQRATMVVSTLLNPDLLIADEITSALDVTTQRVVIELLHYFMQEGIVKSIIFVTHDLALLKQIADTVMIMYAGKVVEIGPMEEVINDPAHPYTQMLLNSLPRMGVHYKRQKLYGISGYPISLLNPPKGCRFYTRCPYAMDICPEREPELVRVGEDHYAACHMLGGE
- a CDS encoding ABC transporter ATP-binding protein; the encoded protein is MSNEELVKVEHLTKIFTSGFIGGFEIRAVDDVSFTINEGEIVALVGESGSGKTTIGKLILRLIQPTSGRIYFKGEDILEFDKHKLKTYYYKQVQAVFQDPFASFNPLHKVDRAFDLVFRTFLRDVSGDERKELVEKALEGVGLNPGEVLGKYPHQLSGGQLQRILIARALLVRPSLLIADEAVSMLDASTRIDILNLLGEFRDKYGTSVLFVTHDLALGYYISDKTIIMYRGTVVEWGDTERVFHNPLHPYTQMLLESVPDLSVKWEFKGIEPEREEGKVYEIKGCRYAPRCSKVMDKCFKLRPPMVEVEKNHWVACWLYAKA
- the glmD gene encoding glucosamine-6-phosphate deaminase, coding for MHATLKEIRKTPEGILKAQEAFERIKEEVTLPRNILYTGCGSSHFLSQLLAMATNALGGKGIALPCSELVYSRNYYAINSPELIVAISRSGETTEVLKAMDVLNVKKLGLTAYESALSKKADYALIVDTPEDSVVMTHSFTAFYFSYLQLLRESYGLQAFNAEEVSRLTRDVLKNEGYIRELVDEFEFSNVIFLGSGILYPVALEAMLKMKEMAIFWSEAYPMFEVRHGFKSIADDNSLVVMLVSDPFEWHEKLVREFQGQGAKVMVVGEKELGSEYYLQVAKVDELLMPVVTLPIIQLLAYYKAVKRGMNPDNPRFLEKVVRW
- the glmA gene encoding exo-beta-D-glucosaminidase; its protein translation is MQVTHNGKLYLLDGEEIVIYGGTLQFFRVPRDAWRDRLEKMKRHGLNTVDTYVAWNWHEPEEGKFDFTGETHPQRDLVGFLELAQDLGFYVIIRPGPYICAEWKNGGIPQWLINKHPEILARSPNGPLPRDIYYPPITYLHPTYLEYVMKWYEHVFPIIRDYLYTRGGPIINVTIDDEPSYWETIFQAFLTDYNDIVVKENGLWHRWLKENFTLDQLEERYKVKLSDYVEIAPPKAFSEPLPKVLDWHHFKIWMVNEYVKTLYHKIKGYVDVPISILDPYLLLAAWRHFYNYVKKNKLDIHLWTEFWYSFYRSFDFKEDKLGHLYYKVGIYRYYVDKLGTPPLSIETQSSLANVIERDEAELLYGLLPSLGIHNINYYLYVGGENPRGYESHNGVTWDVYSPISLDGSERQHVEPIKWIGKFLKANKDFAYSPFHAKVAFAMYEPYEALNLWGYRPENFKESVNLNEYLFGERGLLTLLAMSNVPFDVIDLENTTVEEMLKYEQIWVYSLDFMAREAQDKLAEYVEKGGNLVILPMLPYLDENMNEYRKLEEFLGVKVGEEIARDNYRLIPFVSVDAEGIDRMITRNVVREVKGGEPIAWVGEKVVGALVKKGKGSAVILGFRLQYYSSYHDMHRKFVDKILELQGVERDFKVTDRDIIVIPRGNYLAVINPRGHTVKGRISYNGIEFPKLAELEMRNRGVLFLPVNVKYGNYEIVYSTATVVGYEDGKITFRNHLSDTSEVAIKGDVRGVENGEIIEEKQEGEVTTLIVRHSSEFTLLLR
- a CDS encoding serine/threonine-protein kinase RIO2, which produces MVSKLLALEAYPKLKDIDFRLLRGVELKMRYYKWVPLEEIAKFARMDAESASHRLGRLDNWGLVIRRSDMGYIGYQLTIHGYDALAIRAFAKKGVIEAISTTQIGVGKDADVYVALTPSGEKVAVKFNRIGERTSARKAGYHSDVFADKHHKSWLYVSRLIAKKEHEALVLLSPFAKVPKPIAWNRHAIVMEFISGVELADLRDTDLTREEAGEILGKVLDEYEKIVRFGIVHGDMSEFNIVLTDDNDILIIDWAQYSSCANPESLNLLKRDITVLLNAFRRRWGVKRDFEEEWKRFYDAWLVGRKEVSEGEE
- a CDS encoding DUF835 domain-containing protein, yielding MDVLTIVRIITILVRVAGAFWLIRLYHQVGRKSAVVLALGLLAYSFHTLSDILEATLMNEISIAMTSTLFMLMASVITIEEEGEFPSFFTFALFSLTPLILITYTIVVGEIFDSKMLTILGVVYGISGFFIFFSGVIIWRLKEIFGRKMLVLSGSLALIGLHQMDYPFLRPIPWFAPIGFTIATVLTLTLLYGIFVVFRSEVYFRRHPPTTSELKEGSFLVSSDYFNRTMMPKLKEFPVLAFVRNIQGSDAWYKYFVTRAVSNYEKDISPTDLPRMLELSKRYLQASKGGVIVIDCPEYLALYNGFEALLKFLATLRDMVVVYKGTLIVITERGVWEDRQWVLLTKILREKSL